In Triticum aestivum cultivar Chinese Spring chromosome 5B, IWGSC CS RefSeq v2.1, whole genome shotgun sequence, the following proteins share a genomic window:
- the LOC123112254 gene encoding mitochondrial uncoupling protein 5 — protein MGLKGFVEGGAASVVAGCSTHPLDLIKVRMQLQGEAARAPAPAMRFALVFPPGVQHHHHNDHLLQPPRRPGPIAIGAQILRAEGPAGLLSGVSATVLRQAVYSSTSMGLYDTIKRRWERESGGAALPLHRKIAAGLVAGGVGATVGNPADVAMVRMQADGRLPAAERRNYRSVAHAISRIARDEGVRRLWRGSSLTVNRAMIVTASQLATYDQAKEAILSRRGPGGDGLATHVAASFTAGLVAAAASSPVDVVKTRVMNMKVEPGAPPPYAGAIDCAIKTVRSEGALALYKGFIPTVTRQGPFTVVLFVTLEQVRKLLKDFDF, from the coding sequence ATGGGGCTGAAGGGGTTCGTCGAGGGCGGCGCCGCCTCCGTCGTCGCCGGCTGCTCGACGCACCCGCTCGACCTCATCAAGGTCCGCATGCAGCTACAGGGCGAGGCGGCCCGGGCCCCTGCCCCAGCCATGCGCTTCGCGCTCGTGTTCCCCCCCGGCGTGCAGCATCACCACCACAACGACCACCTCCTGCAGCCGCCGCGCAGGCCCGGGCCCATCGCCATCGGCGCGCAGATCTTGCGGGCGGAGGGCCCCGCAGGGCTGCTCTCCGGGGTGTCGGCCACCGTGCTGCGGCAGGCGGTCTACTCCTCGACGTCCATGGGGCTCTACGACACGATCAAGAGGAGGTGGGAGCGGGAATCCGGCGGCGCTGCGCTGCCGCTGCACCGGAAGATCGCGgccgggctcgtcgccggcggcgtCGGCGCGACCGTGGGCAACCCGGCGGACGTGGCCATGGTGCGGATGCAGGCGGACGGGCGGCTCCCCGCGGCCGAGCGGCGGAACTACCGGAGCGTCGCGCACGCCATCAGCCGGATCGCGCGCGACGAGGGCGTGCGCAGGCTCTGGCGAGGGTCGTCGCTCACGGTCAACCGCGCCATGATCGTGACGGCGTCGCAGCTGGCCACCTACGACCAGGCTAAGGAGGCGATCCTGTCCCGGCGCGGCCCGGGCGGCGACGGGCTGGCGACGCACGTGGCGGCCAGCTTCACGGCCGGCCTGGTGGCCGCGGCAGCGTCAAGCCCCGTGGACGTGGTCAAGACGAGGGTCATGAACATGAAGGTGGAGCCGGGCGCCCCGCCGCCGTACGCCGGCGCGATCGACTGCGCCATCAAGACGGTGCGGTCCGAGGGCGCGCTGGCGCTGTACAAGGGCTTCATCCCGACGGTGACGCGACAGGGACCCTTCACCGTGGTGCTCTTCGTCACGCTCGAGCAGGTCCGGAAGCTGCTCAAAGACTTCGACTTCTGA